A stretch of the Sporohalobacter salinus genome encodes the following:
- a CDS encoding PRC-barrel domain-containing protein — MNKGYEIIDLPVVNLDTGKEIGDVKDVVFDSNEEIIVGVIVEGTSFFEGDRMIPYDKVYGLGDDAITIEDESALCELDNAKDYLIGNTGNVIGSKVVTDDGKELGIIEDIILNPDNGNINSYEITDGLVHDILDGRGLLSVSNELKYGEDVVVVSNLNDYQELNNQQSIKEE; from the coding sequence ATGAATAAGGGATATGAAATTATAGATTTACCAGTGGTTAATTTAGATACTGGAAAGGAGATAGGTGATGTTAAAGATGTAGTTTTTGATTCTAATGAAGAGATAATTGTAGGAGTAATTGTAGAGGGAACTAGCTTTTTTGAAGGAGATAGAATGATTCCTTATGATAAAGTGTATGGTCTAGGGGATGATGCTATAACTATTGAAGATGAATCAGCTCTATGTGAATTAGATAATGCAAAAGATTATTTAATTGGAAATACAGGTAATGTAATAGGATCTAAAGTAGTTACTGATGATGGAAAGGAATTAGGGATAATTGAAGATATTATTTTAAATCCTGATAATGGGAATATAAATAGCTATGAAATTACTGATGGTTTAGTGCATGATATATTAGACGGTCGAGGATTATTGAGTGTTTCAAATGAGTTAAAATATGGAGAAGATGTAGTAGTTGTATCTAATTTAAATGATTATCAAGAATTAAATAATCAACAATCAATTAAGGAGGAGTAA
- a CDS encoding AI-2E family transporter: MNEKRQERKALLLVLLVAAIYFLYLVRIVLLPFALAIFIVYLVDPFVDLLISRGVSRNLALILIFIMVVGIIFLIGFIVAPPLIEELNALTNRIPQYSIEIQKIIDSVTHKYQRFKLPSTFQLVVDNLIKRVQNIMLQFVERTTEVIIGILSRFFSLIMAPILAFYMLKDIEMIEKNFWMLVPKGSRKDIKQLLKKIDKVLLDYLKGQLLVSLVVGLLSILGLYLLDLNFYLIIGIFAGIMNLIPYLGAVFGTVPAVFVASFKSFQSILGVVAMFTIIQQLEGSLISPKIVGDKVGLHPIFIIFSLLVGGELLGIIGMLLAVPIAGVIKVIINHYISRAIKINKGES, encoded by the coding sequence CTGAATGAAAAACGACAAGAAAGAAAGGCATTATTATTAGTACTCCTAGTAGCAGCAATTTATTTTCTATATTTAGTTAGAATAGTTTTGCTGCCTTTTGCTCTAGCAATCTTTATTGTTTATCTTGTAGATCCATTTGTTGATTTATTAATCAGTAGAGGCGTGAGCCGTAATTTAGCTTTAATTTTAATTTTTATAATGGTAGTAGGAATCATATTTTTGATTGGCTTTATTGTGGCTCCGCCTTTAATTGAAGAATTAAATGCATTGACTAATAGAATTCCCCAGTATAGTATTGAAATACAGAAGATTATTGATTCTGTTACGCATAAATATCAGCGATTTAAGTTACCATCTACTTTTCAATTAGTTGTTGATAATCTTATTAAGAGAGTTCAGAATATAATGCTTCAGTTTGTAGAACGGACTACTGAAGTTATTATTGGTATTTTATCTAGATTTTTCAGTCTTATAATGGCTCCAATTTTGGCTTTTTATATGCTTAAAGATATAGAAATGATTGAGAAGAATTTCTGGATGTTGGTTCCTAAAGGTAGTCGTAAGGACATTAAGCAATTGTTAAAGAAAATAGATAAAGTATTATTAGACTATCTTAAAGGTCAATTATTAGTTTCTTTGGTAGTAGGTTTATTATCAATTTTAGGGCTTTATCTATTAGATCTTAATTTCTATTTAATTATTGGTATTTTTGCTGGTATAATGAATTTGATACCTTATCTTGGAGCTGTTTTCGGGACTGTACCTGCAGTTTTTGTAGCATCTTTTAAATCTTTTCAATCAATTTTAGGTGTAGTGGCAATGTTTACAATTATTCAGCAATTAGAAGGTAGTTTGATTTCTCCTAAAATAGTAGGAGATAAGGTAGGCTTACATCCGATTTTTATTATATTTTCATTATTAGTAGGGGGAGAGTTATTAGGAATTATCGGAATGTTATTGGCAGTGCCTATTGCTGGTGTAATTAAAGTAATAATCAATCATTATATCAGCAGAGCTATAAAGATAAATAAAGGTGAAAGTTGA